A part of Bacteroidales bacterium genomic DNA contains:
- a CDS encoding T9SS type A sorting domain-containing protein, whose product MKKFNMILLFLWFTMMASGQYITPGTGVNWNLEQFVSNSGGIISFDGSVYDISGNITISANDIISINEPVYFRVSSTVLITVSGNLIITAQEPPVIFASTDQQNHFTGFKFQNSSGSNLSNVQFFRAGGIKLLSSNIEFNGCVFEEFNQSNCTGALDLSQSSPLISSCGFIQNAGPAVLSSANGASSPQIINCIMDGNVTTNANMPQINLGTSATDSIRIVGNQIIGNPALLQVGGIAITTLVGGTLTARIEGNLIKNNRYGMTQYGNNIGSVIRNNIIEDNNTQGLPNLGGSGINFFGNTTNQSYVSGNTITGNLWGITIQNSAQPNFGQLDLGDLSPGMNQLFGNGNEGEIFDLYNNTPLTIWAQNNDWGTMDIDSVEMHIFHQSDDPTLGIVHYLPLLDPTVSIHNFDSNPDRDNLHVLFPNPTTGFISIQGLPEQKKMSLRLFSLNGELVRSIQTNMQKGDFDLSGLPPGFYFLVIQTPENSVARRIIIH is encoded by the coding sequence ATGAAAAAATTCAACATGATCCTGCTTTTTCTTTGGTTTACGATGATGGCTTCGGGGCAGTACATTACCCCCGGAACCGGCGTCAACTGGAATTTAGAGCAGTTTGTCAGCAATTCCGGCGGAATCATTTCATTTGATGGTTCGGTGTATGATATCTCCGGCAACATCACCATTTCTGCCAATGACATCATCAGTATAAACGAACCGGTATATTTCAGGGTATCCTCCACCGTATTGATCACAGTAAGCGGAAACCTGATCATAACCGCCCAGGAACCGCCTGTAATATTTGCCTCAACTGACCAACAGAACCATTTCACAGGATTCAAATTTCAGAACAGCTCTGGTTCAAACCTCAGCAATGTTCAATTTTTCCGGGCTGGTGGGATCAAATTACTCAGTTCTAATATTGAGTTCAATGGTTGTGTGTTCGAGGAGTTCAATCAATCCAACTGTACCGGCGCCCTTGATCTCAGCCAGAGTTCCCCGCTCATTTCATCCTGCGGTTTTATCCAGAATGCAGGGCCTGCTGTGCTTTCGTCAGCCAATGGCGCCTCTTCCCCACAAATCATCAACTGCATAATGGATGGCAATGTCACTACCAATGCCAACATGCCGCAAATCAATTTGGGAACTTCAGCAACCGATTCCATAAGGATTGTTGGAAATCAGATTATCGGGAACCCGGCCCTATTACAAGTTGGCGGAATCGCTATCACCACATTGGTCGGTGGTACTTTAACAGCGCGGATTGAAGGCAACCTGATAAAAAACAACCGCTATGGGATGACCCAATACGGAAACAACATCGGATCGGTAATTCGAAACAATATTATCGAAGACAATAACACTCAGGGGCTTCCAAACCTTGGTGGCAGCGGCATTAATTTCTTCGGAAACACGACCAACCAATCCTATGTTTCCGGAAATACCATCACCGGAAATCTTTGGGGAATTACCATCCAAAACAGCGCCCAACCCAATTTTGGTCAGCTCGATCTGGGTGATCTGAGCCCGGGAATGAACCAGCTTTTCGGAAACGGTAACGAAGGAGAAATTTTCGACCTGTACAACAACACGCCGCTGACCATCTGGGCACAAAATAACGATTGGGGAACCATGGACATAGATTCTGTTGAAATGCATATTTTCCACCAATCCGACGACCCCACCCTCGGTATTGTCCATTATCTCCCACTGCTTGATCCGACAGTGAGCATTCATAATTTTGACAGCAATCCAGATCGGGATAATTTGCACGTGCTGTTCCCAAATCCGACAACCGGATTTATCAGTATTCAGGGATTGCCAGAACAAAAGAAAATGAGTTTAAGACTTTTTAGCCTAAACGGAGAGCTAGTAAGATCTATTCAAACGAATATGCAGAAGGGGGATTTTGATCTTTCCGGCTTGCCACCCGGTTTCTATTTTTTAGTAATTCAAACTCCCGAAAATAGCGTTGCACGGCGGATAATTATTCATTAG
- a CDS encoding 2-oxoglutarate dehydrogenase E1 component, producing the protein MDKYTYLGNADPAVIEAMYDQYLADPESVDLSWRKFFEGFEFSRQRYGDDVPAINESYLDEFKVINLINGYRQRGHLFTQTNPVRTRRQYRPTLDITNFNLSEKDLDRKFAAGNEIGLGEVTLREIISHLNETYCKSVGAEFMFIRDVEVMAWLRAGMERTRNTMKFSREDKVYILKKLARAVNFEKFIHKKFPGQKRFSLEGAESLIPAMDAIMEKGADLGTKEFVIGMPHRGRLNVLANIMRKKFSDIFAEFSGISYDDETLLGDVKYHLGYSCERETTSGKKVKLTLTANPSHLETVDPVVEGIVRAKIDNSYNGDFIKVAPILIHGDASIAAQGVVYEVVQMSQLKGYKTGGTIHIVVNNQLGFTTNYLDARSSTYCTDVAKVVQSPVFHVNGDDVEALVYTIQFAMEFRDKFRRDVFIDLLCYRKYGHNEGDEPRFTQPLLYKIIEKHPNPFDIYAKRLIGEGLVTNDEITRIQSEINATMERNLEESKTKEKASIRFFLDGNWHKIRKATSADFEQSPDTSVKEDVLKEIAVKLTSLPADKNFYRKLVKLQDDRRKMVFEDDRLDWAMGELLAYATLLKEGYSVRLSGQDSERGTFSHRHAVMRVDESEEIYIPLLNIDEKQAHFEVYNSLLSEYGVLGFEYGYALEAPDNLTIWEAQFGDFNNGAQIIIDQYISSAEEKWNVMNDLVLLLPHGYEGQGPEHSSARIERFLTLCAENNMQLVNATTPANFFHVLRRQIHRDFRKPLIVFTPKSLLRHAQCVSSLSEFSNGGFREIIDDPSADPEMVTRVVFCSGKLYYELLEEREEKKYHETAIVRIEQLYPLPEKQIKEVLAKYKNATDYIWSQEEPVNMGAWTFMLQNFPGVRLNVVARPASGSPATGSPKFHVLRQRKVIEKSFRACDCPMVNKECRMICIGNRWKSFAENPEKVIKANFLNQLK; encoded by the coding sequence ATGGATAAATACACCTATCTGGGAAATGCTGATCCTGCGGTCATCGAGGCGATGTACGATCAGTACCTCGCTGATCCGGAGTCGGTTGATCTGAGTTGGAGGAAATTTTTTGAGGGTTTTGAGTTTTCGAGGCAGCGCTATGGCGATGATGTACCAGCAATAAACGAAAGCTATCTTGATGAGTTCAAGGTGATTAACCTGATCAACGGCTATCGTCAGCGTGGCCATCTTTTCACACAAACCAACCCTGTTCGCACACGCAGGCAATATCGTCCGACACTCGACATCACAAACTTCAATCTATCCGAAAAAGACCTCGACAGGAAGTTTGCCGCCGGTAATGAAATCGGTTTGGGAGAGGTCACTCTTCGGGAGATCATTTCGCACCTCAACGAAACCTATTGTAAAAGTGTTGGCGCCGAGTTTATGTTTATCCGCGATGTGGAGGTGATGGCCTGGCTGCGCGCCGGTATGGAGCGAACACGCAACACCATGAAATTCAGCAGGGAGGATAAAGTTTACATCCTTAAAAAGCTTGCCCGTGCTGTGAATTTTGAAAAATTTATCCATAAAAAATTTCCAGGACAAAAACGCTTTTCACTCGAAGGAGCTGAGTCTCTGATTCCGGCCATGGATGCTATCATGGAAAAAGGAGCTGATTTGGGTACAAAAGAGTTCGTCATCGGTATGCCCCATCGTGGCCGGTTGAACGTACTGGCCAATATCATGCGAAAAAAATTCAGCGACATCTTTGCTGAATTTTCAGGGATTTCTTACGATGATGAAACTTTACTGGGCGATGTGAAATATCACCTGGGTTACTCCTGCGAACGTGAAACTACATCTGGTAAAAAAGTAAAACTCACACTTACAGCCAATCCCTCTCACCTTGAGACTGTTGACCCTGTAGTGGAGGGTATCGTTCGTGCCAAAATTGATAATTCCTACAACGGCGATTTTATAAAAGTAGCGCCCATACTCATTCACGGCGATGCCTCAATAGCTGCGCAGGGCGTGGTTTATGAAGTAGTGCAGATGTCGCAGCTAAAGGGGTATAAAACCGGAGGAACAATACATATTGTTGTGAACAACCAGTTAGGTTTCACTACCAATTACCTTGATGCACGTTCGAGTACTTATTGCACTGATGTTGCTAAAGTAGTACAATCTCCTGTTTTCCATGTTAATGGCGACGATGTGGAGGCACTCGTTTATACCATCCAGTTTGCTATGGAATTCCGTGATAAATTCCGGCGCGATGTCTTCATCGACCTTCTCTGCTATCGCAAATATGGCCACAATGAGGGCGATGAGCCGCGGTTCACCCAGCCACTGCTGTATAAGATAATCGAAAAACACCCGAATCCGTTCGATATTTATGCAAAAAGGCTGATCGGAGAAGGGCTGGTCACAAACGATGAAATTACCCGAATCCAGTCGGAAATCAATGCAACGATGGAGCGTAACCTCGAAGAATCCAAAACAAAGGAAAAAGCGAGTATCAGGTTCTTTCTGGATGGCAACTGGCACAAAATAAGGAAGGCTACTTCAGCCGATTTTGAGCAATCCCCCGACACAAGTGTAAAGGAAGATGTGTTGAAGGAAATAGCAGTAAAACTAACTTCATTGCCTGCTGATAAAAACTTTTACCGGAAACTGGTAAAACTGCAGGACGACCGCCGGAAAATGGTATTTGAAGATGACCGGCTCGATTGGGCCATGGGCGAACTGCTGGCCTACGCTACATTGCTTAAAGAAGGCTACAGTGTGCGTTTGAGCGGGCAGGACTCCGAACGCGGAACATTCTCCCACCGTCATGCCGTAATGAGGGTGGATGAATCGGAAGAAATCTATATTCCTTTGTTGAATATTGACGAAAAACAGGCACATTTTGAAGTGTACAACTCATTACTTTCAGAATATGGTGTGCTTGGATTTGAATACGGTTATGCTCTGGAAGCTCCTGACAACCTGACCATCTGGGAGGCACAGTTCGGCGATTTCAACAACGGCGCCCAGATCATTATCGACCAGTATATCAGCAGTGCTGAGGAAAAGTGGAATGTGATGAACGACCTGGTGTTGCTGCTTCCACATGGCTATGAAGGTCAGGGTCCCGAGCACTCAAGCGCCCGCATTGAGCGCTTTCTGACCCTTTGTGCCGAGAACAACATGCAATTGGTGAATGCAACCACTCCGGCCAACTTCTTCCATGTGTTGCGCCGCCAGATTCACCGCGATTTCAGGAAGCCATTAATTGTTTTTACTCCAAAAAGCCTGCTTCGCCATGCCCAATGTGTTTCTTCTCTGAGCGAATTTAGCAATGGCGGTTTTCGTGAAATAATTGACGACCCTTCAGCCGATCCTGAAATGGTTACCAGAGTGGTTTTTTGCAGTGGTAAATTGTATTACGAATTGTTGGAGGAAAGAGAGGAAAAAAAATACCACGAAACAGCCATTGTGAGAATCGAACAACTTTATCCTTTACCTGAGAAACAAATTAAGGAGGTGTTGGCGAAATACAAAAATGCAACAGATTACATCTGGTCGCAGGAAGAGCCGGTGAACATGGGCGCCTGGACTTTTATGCTACAGAATTTTCCTGGCGTCAGGTTAAATGTCGTCGCCCGTCCGGCAAGTGGTAGCCCGGCAACAGGGTCTCCAAAATTTCACGTCCTCCGGCAGCGAAAAGTGATCGAAAAATCTTTCCGGGCCTGTGATTGCCCTATGGTGAACAAGGAGTGTCGCATGATCTGCATCGGTAACCGTTGGAAATCATTTGCCGAAAATCCCGAAAAGGTAATTAAGGCCAACTTCCTTAATCAATTGAAATAG
- the odhB gene encoding 2-oxoglutarate dehydrogenase complex dihydrolipoyllysine-residue succinyltransferase, producing MIIEIKVPSPGESISEVQLANWFFANGDFVEKDAEIAEIDSDKATLTINASEAGKIAILVEAGETVEVGTVICTIDTEAEGAPKTEKNEEKPAVKEEKKTEKQPEQKAAAKEPVAAKEGQPAKSLGIHISPLAKKLLEANKLSESDLVNFYKKLRLSKDDVVQFIDDMKSIPTAPQAPQGSPSWGGHRETDRKKMTTLRLKLAERLVAVKNETAMLTTFNEVNMTPIMQLRNKYKDAFKEKYGVSLGFMSFFTKAITEALQHFPQVNAQIDGNEIIYHNYADIGIAVSAPKGLMVPIIRNAETLMLHEIEAAIKDLATKARNGKLTIEEMTGGTFTITNGGVFGSMLSTPIINPPQSAILGMHNIVERPIAVNGKVEIHPIMYVAMSYDHRIIDGRESVSFLVKVKEMLEDPARMLFAGNDPEKVLLGL from the coding sequence ATGATCATCGAAATTAAAGTCCCAAGCCCGGGAGAATCCATCTCTGAAGTGCAACTGGCCAACTGGTTTTTTGCCAATGGCGATTTTGTAGAGAAAGATGCCGAGATTGCCGAAATTGATTCGGATAAAGCCACCCTGACCATTAACGCATCGGAGGCAGGAAAAATAGCCATTTTGGTTGAAGCCGGCGAGACAGTAGAAGTTGGAACGGTAATCTGCACCATTGACACCGAAGCTGAAGGCGCGCCCAAAACAGAAAAGAACGAAGAAAAACCCGCTGTTAAAGAGGAAAAGAAAACTGAAAAACAACCTGAGCAGAAAGCCGCAGCCAAAGAACCTGTTGCAGCCAAAGAAGGTCAGCCGGCAAAAAGCCTGGGCATTCACATTTCGCCTTTAGCCAAAAAACTGCTAGAAGCCAATAAACTTAGTGAAAGTGATCTGGTAAATTTTTACAAAAAACTTCGCCTTTCAAAAGATGATGTCGTGCAGTTTATCGACGACATGAAATCCATCCCGACTGCTCCTCAAGCGCCCCAAGGTTCCCCGTCCTGGGGTGGCCACCGCGAAACCGATCGAAAAAAGATGACTACACTCCGGCTGAAACTGGCCGAACGACTGGTTGCCGTTAAAAATGAAACAGCCATGCTCACCACGTTCAATGAAGTGAACATGACACCAATCATGCAATTACGCAACAAATATAAAGATGCTTTTAAGGAGAAATACGGCGTTTCACTGGGATTCATGTCGTTTTTCACCAAAGCTATAACAGAAGCCTTACAACATTTCCCACAGGTAAATGCACAGATTGATGGGAATGAAATCATTTACCACAACTACGCTGATATCGGCATCGCTGTAAGTGCACCCAAAGGGTTGATGGTCCCGATTATCCGCAACGCCGAAACATTAATGCTGCACGAAATCGAAGCAGCCATTAAAGACCTGGCTACCAAAGCCCGCAACGGAAAACTCACCATTGAAGAAATGACCGGTGGAACCTTTACCATCACCAACGGGGGCGTGTTTGGCTCGATGCTTTCCACTCCGATTATCAACCCGCCGCAAAGCGCCATCCTTGGAATGCACAATATCGTCGAACGACCTATAGCAGTGAACGGCAAGGTGGAGATCCATCCGATCATGTACGTGGCCATGTCATACGACCACCGTATTATCGACGGGCGTGAATCTGTGAGTTTTCTTGTTAAAGTCAAAGAAATGCTCGAAGACCCTGCAAGAATGCTGTTTGCCGGAAATGATCCGGAAAAAGTACTGCTTGGTTTGTAG
- a CDS encoding adenosylcobalamin-dependent ribonucleoside-diphosphate reductase, protein MVFFPAPKPEPLKEAEKKEIKSYSTDEIMAASRIYFKGDELAAKVWMTKYALKNSQGEVFELTPEDMHHRIAAEIARIDRKYPNPMSEAEIFDVLKDFRYIIPQGSPMAGIGNNFQVSSLSNCFVIGDVNPSDSYGGIMKTDQEQVQLMKRRGGVGHDLSHIRPAGSPVKNSALTSTGIVPFMQRYSNSTREVAQDGRRGALMLTVSIKHPDAEDFINAKMESGKVTGANVSVKIDDEFMQCVKEGRPYTQQFPIHSDHPVVTKTIDARDLWHKIIHNAWKSAEPGILFWDTVIKESVPDSYADKGFSTVSTNPCGEIPLCPYDSCRLLAINLYSYVENPFTEKASFNFNLFRKHAHIAQRMMDNIIDLETEKVDGILAKINSDPEAEETKLTEKRMWEKIKEKTQQGRRTGIGITAEGDMFAALGLRYGSEEANAFAVEVHKTLAVEVYRSSVNLAKERGSFGVFDFEKEKNNPFIQRIGSADPTVIEEMKKYGRRNIALLTIAPTGSVSICTQTSSGIEPVFLPTYSRRRKVNPNDKDVKISFVDESGDSWEEFNVFHPKFKTWLEVNGYNPENVVGQTQEEIQKLVRKSPYHKATSNDIDWVSKVKMQGAVQKWVDHSISVTVNLPSDVSESLVSDVYMTAWESGCKGMTIYRDGSREGVLISNKNNGDEEFKETQAPPRPQKLKADVMWFTNNDEKWVAVIGLLNNRPYEIFTGKAKGFFVPDWVTKGWVIKNKENDASRYDFQFQDSDGYKMTMEGLSRQFNKEYWNYAKLISGILRHGMPLPYVVDIVSNLILDSDAINTWKNGVVRALKKYIPDGTAAKKGKCPNCKSEGNLIYREGCITCSSCGYSGCE, encoded by the coding sequence ATGGTATTCTTTCCCGCTCCTAAACCTGAACCTCTAAAAGAAGCGGAGAAGAAAGAGATAAAGTCATACTCCACTGATGAAATCATGGCAGCATCCAGAATTTACTTTAAAGGTGACGAACTCGCAGCGAAGGTTTGGATGACCAAATACGCTTTGAAAAACAGCCAGGGAGAGGTATTTGAGCTCACCCCTGAAGATATGCACCATCGTATTGCCGCAGAAATTGCCCGCATCGACCGGAAATATCCTAACCCGATGAGTGAAGCGGAAATTTTTGATGTGCTGAAAGACTTCCGATACATCATTCCTCAGGGGAGCCCGATGGCCGGTATTGGAAATAATTTCCAGGTTTCGTCACTTTCCAATTGTTTTGTTATTGGTGATGTAAATCCTTCAGACTCATATGGCGGCATAATGAAAACCGACCAGGAGCAGGTGCAGTTGATGAAACGGCGAGGCGGTGTTGGTCATGACCTTTCGCACATCCGGCCGGCCGGCAGCCCGGTGAAAAACAGCGCACTGACATCAACCGGAATTGTTCCGTTTATGCAGCGTTATTCCAACTCTACCCGCGAGGTGGCACAGGACGGCAGGCGCGGCGCACTGATGCTTACAGTATCAATCAAACACCCGGATGCTGAAGACTTTATCAACGCAAAAATGGAATCCGGCAAGGTGACCGGCGCCAATGTCTCAGTGAAGATAGACGACGAGTTTATGCAGTGCGTAAAAGAAGGGCGTCCCTATACACAGCAATTCCCCATTCACTCTGATCATCCTGTGGTGACCAAAACCATTGATGCGCGGGATTTGTGGCACAAGATCATTCACAACGCCTGGAAATCGGCTGAACCGGGTATCCTTTTCTGGGACACCGTGATCAAAGAATCAGTGCCCGACAGCTATGCTGATAAAGGTTTTAGTACGGTTTCGACAAATCCCTGCGGTGAAATTCCACTATGTCCATACGACAGTTGCCGTTTGCTGGCCATCAACCTATACAGTTATGTCGAAAACCCTTTTACCGAAAAAGCAAGTTTTAACTTCAATCTGTTTAGAAAACATGCCCACATTGCCCAGCGCATGATGGACAATATCATCGACCTGGAAACGGAAAAAGTGGATGGCATACTTGCCAAAATCAATTCAGATCCGGAGGCTGAGGAGACAAAGCTCACGGAAAAGAGGATGTGGGAAAAAATTAAAGAAAAGACCCAGCAAGGGCGCCGCACAGGAATCGGTATCACTGCCGAAGGAGATATGTTTGCCGCACTTGGCCTGCGTTATGGCTCTGAAGAGGCCAATGCATTTGCTGTTGAGGTACACAAGACCCTCGCAGTCGAAGTGTACAGGTCATCTGTTAATCTGGCCAAAGAACGTGGCAGCTTCGGGGTTTTTGATTTTGAGAAAGAAAAAAACAATCCATTTATCCAACGTATCGGAAGTGCTGATCCTACTGTTATCGAAGAAATGAAAAAATACGGCCGGCGCAACATTGCCCTGCTTACCATAGCACCAACCGGCAGTGTAAGCATTTGCACCCAGACTTCATCCGGAATCGAGCCGGTTTTCCTGCCAACCTACAGCCGTCGCCGTAAAGTGAATCCCAACGACAAGGATGTGAAAATTTCGTTTGTAGATGAAAGTGGTGACTCCTGGGAGGAGTTTAATGTATTCCATCCAAAGTTCAAAACCTGGCTCGAAGTCAATGGTTACAACCCTGAAAATGTTGTGGGTCAGACCCAGGAAGAAATCCAGAAGCTGGTGCGTAAATCACCTTACCACAAGGCCACCTCAAACGATATCGACTGGGTTTCGAAGGTCAAAATGCAGGGCGCCGTGCAAAAGTGGGTGGATCATTCCATCAGCGTAACTGTAAACCTCCCTTCAGACGTCAGCGAAAGCCTTGTGAGTGATGTTTATATGACAGCATGGGAAAGCGGTTGCAAAGGGATGACCATTTATAGGGACGGCTCGCGCGAAGGAGTGTTGATCAGCAATAAGAACAATGGTGACGAGGAGTTTAAGGAAACCCAGGCACCACCGCGTCCGCAAAAGCTCAAAGCAGATGTGATGTGGTTCACCAACAACGACGAAAAGTGGGTCGCTGTAATTGGCTTGCTTAACAACCGTCCCTATGAGATTTTTACCGGAAAAGCCAAAGGTTTCTTTGTCCCTGACTGGGTTACAAAAGGTTGGGTGATCAAAAATAAGGAAAACGATGCCTCAAGATACGACTTCCAGTTTCAGGATTCGGATGGATATAAAATGACCATGGAAGGCCTTTCAAGGCAATTTAACAAGGAATACTGGAACTACGCCAAACTCATTTCAGGAATCCTGCGCCACGGTATGCCTTTGCCTTATGTAGTAGATATCGTTAGCAACCTGATCCTCGACAGCGACGCCATCAATACCTGGAAAAACGGAGTGGTACGGGCACTCAAAAAATACATACCCGACGGAACTGCAGCCAAAAAAGGCAAATGTCCCAACTGTAAAAGCGAAGGAAACCTGATCTACCGCGAAGGCTGCATCACCTGCTCGAGTTGCGGCTACAGTGGCTGCGAATGA
- a CDS encoding MBL fold metallo-hydrolase: protein MKVERLVFNAFQENTYLVFDDTGECVIIDPGCSDPAEEEELDRFISKSKLKPVAHLYTHCHIDHILGITHVYSKYGLRPLMHHESLKILRSAGDHGRVFGIELGEIIEPETYLNEGDQVKFGNSALEVLYTPGHVDGHVCFVSRAAKFAIVGDVLFRESIGRTDLPTGDFDALVTNIRNKLYTLPPEFIAYPGHGPHTTIGHERHNNPFVRG, encoded by the coding sequence ATTAAAGTTGAACGATTGGTTTTTAATGCTTTTCAGGAAAATACTTACCTGGTTTTCGACGACACCGGCGAATGTGTAATTATTGATCCGGGTTGCAGCGACCCTGCCGAGGAAGAGGAGTTGGATCGCTTCATCTCTAAAAGTAAATTGAAACCTGTTGCCCATCTTTACACCCATTGCCATATCGATCACATTCTCGGTATTACCCATGTGTATAGCAAATACGGGTTAAGGCCTTTAATGCACCACGAATCCCTCAAGATCCTCCGAAGCGCAGGTGATCATGGACGTGTGTTTGGAATTGAGTTGGGCGAGATCATCGAACCGGAAACTTATCTTAATGAAGGCGACCAGGTAAAATTTGGAAACTCGGCACTTGAAGTTCTTTATACACCAGGCCACGTTGATGGGCATGTGTGCTTTGTCAGTCGTGCTGCAAAGTTTGCGATAGTCGGTGATGTTTTGTTCAGGGAGAGCATCGGTCGCACCGACCTGCCCACAGGGGACTTTGATGCACTTGTAACAAATATCCGCAATAAGTTGTATACCCTTCCCCCGGAATTCATCGCCTATCCCGGACATGGGCCACACACGACCATCGGGCACGAAAGGCATAACAATCCTTTTGTGAGGGGCTAA
- a CDS encoding sodium ion-translocating decarboxylase subunit beta, whose protein sequence is MILVGLFFIYLAIRYDYEPLLLVPIGTGILIGNIPFLLDAGLQLGIYEKGSVMNYLYFGVTSGVYPPLIFLGIGAMTDFSSLISNPRLMLLGAAAQVGIFATFLGALVLGFHPAEAGAIGIIGGADGPTAIFLSSKLANGINILSDGTTVKNLIGPIAIAAYSYMALVPVIQPPIMRLMTTKKERLIRMKPPRAVTKLEKILFPVIGLLITTFISPSALPLLGMLFFGNILKESGVTKRLADTARTSLIDIVTIILGLTVGASTQADVFLTGESILIFVLGALSFMVATAGGVAFAKVMNVFLSAENKINPLIGAAGVSAVPDSARVVQLEGLKYDPKNHLLMHAMAPNVSGVIGSAVAAGILLSFLL, encoded by the coding sequence ATGATCCTGGTAGGATTATTTTTCATTTACCTCGCCATTCGGTATGATTATGAACCACTGCTTTTAGTTCCTATCGGCACAGGTATTTTGATAGGAAATATTCCATTCCTCCTCGATGCCGGCTTACAACTTGGTATTTACGAAAAGGGAAGCGTGATGAACTATCTCTACTTCGGAGTAACATCAGGTGTTTATCCGCCATTGATCTTTCTTGGGATCGGCGCCATGACTGATTTTTCGTCGCTCATCTCCAACCCACGCCTTATGCTTTTAGGTGCTGCCGCACAAGTGGGTATCTTTGCCACTTTCCTGGGGGCGCTTGTTCTTGGCTTTCACCCGGCCGAAGCCGGGGCCATCGGGATTATCGGAGGGGCTGACGGCCCCACGGCTATTTTCCTTTCATCAAAACTGGCTAACGGGATTAACATTCTATCCGACGGAACTACGGTTAAAAATTTAATCGGGCCTATTGCCATTGCAGCTTACTCCTACATGGCGCTTGTTCCGGTAATCCAGCCACCTATTATGCGGCTGATGACAACAAAAAAAGAACGCCTCATCCGGATGAAACCCCCGAGAGCAGTTACCAAACTCGAAAAAATACTTTTCCCTGTCATCGGTCTGCTGATCACAACTTTTATCTCTCCAAGTGCACTGCCATTGCTCGGTATGTTGTTTTTCGGAAATATTCTCAAAGAAAGCGGGGTAACCAAGCGACTTGCCGACACGGCAAGGACATCGCTGATTGACATTGTTACGATTATTCTTGGTCTGACGGTAGGAGCTTCTACCCAGGCGGATGTGTTCCTTACAGGTGAATCTATCCTGATCTTTGTTCTTGGCGCCTTATCTTTTATGGTGGCAACTGCTGGAGGAGTAGCTTTTGCCAAAGTAATGAACGTTTTTTTATCAGCCGAAAATAAAATTAACCCGTTAATAGGTGCAGCAGGTGTTTCAGCAGTACCCGACAGTGCGCGTGTAGTTCAGTTGGAAGGTTTAAAATACGATCCAAAAAACCATCTGCTTATGCATGCCATGGCGCCCAATGTTTCCGGAGTGATCGGTTCGGCAGTGGCTGCCGGTATTTTACTCAGTTTCCTGCTGTAA
- a CDS encoding acetyl-CoA carboxylase biotin carboxyl carrier protein subunit, translating into MKKFKFSIKGHDYDVDVMEFEDQIAKVEVNGTIYEVELHHEVKTQSKTPKLVRQEVEIKRQDHKIKKTITKTAGFEVKCPLPGNIMQIYVKNGDLVKLGDKLLVYEAMKMENTILAEKDGLIKNLKVQTGDSVLQDQTLMEIEAQNAG; encoded by the coding sequence ATGAAAAAATTCAAATTCTCGATCAAAGGACATGATTACGATGTCGATGTAATGGAGTTTGAGGATCAGATTGCCAAAGTGGAAGTCAATGGCACTATTTACGAAGTGGAACTTCATCATGAAGTTAAAACACAAAGCAAAACACCAAAACTTGTCCGGCAGGAAGTTGAGATCAAACGACAGGATCACAAAATTAAAAAGACCATTACCAAAACCGCCGGCTTTGAAGTGAAATGTCCTTTGCCGGGCAATATCATGCAGATTTATGTTAAAAACGGCGATTTAGTAAAACTTGGCGACAAGCTGCTGGTTTATGAGGCCATGAAAATGGAGAACACCATCCTGGCCGAAAAGGACGGTTTGATAAAAAACCTCAAAGTTCAGACAGGCGACAGTGTTTTACAAGACCAGACACTCATGGAAATTGAAGCACAAAATGCAGGATAA
- a CDS encoding OadG family protein, whose amino-acid sequence MLLNEITFDLSNITGLSVMIAVVGYVIVFGALVVLVWIFNAMPRLIKFNVRRQLRKRGKSDDQEIMNIEGNIAAAISMALHLYLSEIHDEESNVITIKRISKQYTPWSSKIYSTNTFFRTVKR is encoded by the coding sequence ATGTTACTGAATGAAATAACATTTGATTTGTCAAACATAACCGGATTAAGTGTAATGATTGCCGTTGTGGGTTATGTGATTGTATTTGGGGCTTTGGTAGTTTTGGTCTGGATTTTCAATGCAATGCCACGGCTCATCAAATTCAATGTAAGACGGCAGCTAAGAAAAAGGGGGAAAAGTGACGACCAGGAAATTATGAATATCGAAGGCAATATTGCAGCTGCAATCAGTATGGCATTACATCTCTACCTGAGCGAAATTCACGATGAGGAAAGTAATGTCATTACAATAAAGCGAATTTCAAAACAATACACCCCCTGGAGTTCAAAGATCTATTCAACAAACACTTTTTTCAGAACAGTAAAACGATGA